The proteins below are encoded in one region of Thermothelomyces thermophilus ATCC 42464 chromosome 1, complete sequence:
- a CDS encoding eburicol 14a-demethylase: MGLIQDLGGPLAEGFSRLGLASQIGVAVGGFVLLSVILNVLNQVLFKNPNEPPVVFHWFPFIGSTITYGMDPPRFFKENRAKYGDCFTFILLGKKTTVYVGPKGNDFILNGKIRDVCAEEIYTVLTTPVFGKDVVYDCPNSKLMEQKKFMKIALTTEAFRSYVPIISDEVKSYFKRSPDFKGQSGIVNICPKMAQITIFTASHALQGKEIRDKFDETLADLYHDLDMGFTPINFMLHWAPLPWNKRRDHAQRTVAKIYMDTIKARRERGETGAQDIMYHLMNSTYKNGVRVPDHEIAHMMIALLMAGQHSSSSTSSWIMLRLASRPDIMEELYQEQIKNLGPDLPPLTYEDLAKLPLNQAIVKETLRLHAPIHSIMRAVKQPMPVPGTKYVIPNNHVLLAAPGVSASDEQYFPQPDLWEPHRWEKDHPLAPSMVRNPDEEEEEKVDYGYGLVSKGAASPYLPFGAGRHRCIGENFANLQLQTIIAETVRMFKFRNVDGSDKVIGTDYASLFSRPLEPANIYWEKRDKQ, translated from the exons ATGGGTCTCATCCAAGATCTGGGAGGCCCGCTGGCCGAGGGGTTCTCGCGCCTCGGGCTGGCGTCGCAAATCGGTGTCGCGGTTGGGGGGTTCGTGCTCCTGTCCGTCATCCTCAATGTGCTCAACCAGGTGCTCTTCAAGAATCCCAATGAGCCGCCCGTCGTCTTCCACTGGTTCCCCTTCATCGGCAGCACCATCACCTACGGCATGGACCCGCCGCGCTTCTTCAAAGAGAACAGGGCGAAG TACGGTGATTGCTTCACCTTCATCCTGCTCGGCAAGAAGACGACCGTCTACGTCGGCCCCAAGGGCAATGACTTCATCCTGAACGGCAAGATCCGCGACGTCTGCGCCGAGGAGATCTACACGGTGCTCACGACGCCCGTTTTTGGCAAGGACGTTGTCTATGACTGCCCGAACTCGAAGCTCATGGAGCAAAAGAAG TTCATGAAGATCGCCCTGACGACGGAGGCATTCCGCTCCTACGTGCCTATCATCTCGGATGAGGTCAAGAGCTACTTCAAGAGGTCTCCCGATTTCAAGGGCCAGTCGGGTATCGTCAACATCTGCCCCAAGATGGCCCAGATCACCATCTTCACCGCCTCCCACGCGCTGCAGGGCAAGGAGATCCGCGATAAGTTCGACGAGACGCTGGCCGACCTCTACCACGACCTCGACATGGGTTTCACGCCCATCAACTTCATGCTGCACTGGGCCCCGCTCCCGTGGAACAAGCGGCGCGACCACGCCCAGAGGACAGTGGCCAAGATCTACATGGACACGATCAAGGCTCGCCGTGAGCGCGGCGAGACGGGGGCGCAGGATATCATGTACCACCTGATGAACTCGACGTACAAGAACGGCGTCCGGGTGCCGGACCACGAGATTGCTCACATGATGATTGCGCTCCTGATGGCCGGCCAGcactcgtcgtcgtcgaccagCTCGTGGATCATGCTCCGCCTGGCTTCCCGCCCGGACATAATGGAGGAACTCTACCAGGAGCAAATCAAGAACCTCGGCCCGGACCTGCCGCCGCTGACGTACGAGGATCTGGCCAAGCTGCCGCTCAACCAGGCCATCGTCAAGGAGACGCTCCGCCTGCACGCGCCGATCCACTCCATCATGCGGGCCGTCAAGCAGCCGATGCCGGTGCCGGGCACCAAGTACGTCATCCCCAACAACCACGTCCTCCTGGCCGCGCCGGGCGTCTCGGCCTCGGACGAGCAGTACTTCCCGCAGCCGGACCTCTGGGAGCCGCACCGGTGGGAGAAGGACCACCCGCTGGCGCCCAGCATGGTGCGCAAcccggacgaggaggaggaggagaaggtcGACTACGGCTACGGCCTGGTCAGCAAGGGTGCAGCCTCGCCGTACCTGCCCTTCGGCGCCGGCCGCCACCGCTGCATCGGCGAGAACTTTGCCAATCTGCAACTGCAGACCATCATCGCCGAGACGGTGCGCATGTTCAAGTTCCGCAACGTGGACGGGAGCGACAAGGTCATTGGCACCGACTACGCCTCGCTCTTCTCGCGGCCGCTGGAGCCGGCCAACATCTACTGGGAGAAGAGGGACAAGCAGTAG